One window of Nocardia nova SH22a genomic DNA carries:
- a CDS encoding alpha/beta hydrolase produces the protein MAIAEQLPPTITRDQIPRLREMSDITAEDYDLRAEGLGLIRRDVMIPAYGDAEIAVSVVARADHHRPGPAIYFTHGGGMIVGSRLSGLSSMTSWIIEHDVVVVSVEYRMAPEFPDPYPVEDCFAGLRWTAEHAVELGIDPDRILVCGASAGGGLAAGIALLARDRQGPAILGQMLLCPMLDDRNQTVSSKQIVGVGIWDGLTNVMAWRALLGERQGTDEVSIYAAPARATDLSALPPAFIECGSVEVFRDEDVSYATSLWAAGVSAELHVWPGGFHGFVDLAPHTALSQAAVEARNSWIARLLGE, from the coding sequence GTGGCCATCGCAGAACAGTTGCCGCCGACTATCACGCGGGACCAGATTCCGCGTCTGCGTGAAATGTCGGATATCACGGCGGAAGATTACGACCTTCGGGCGGAGGGTCTCGGCCTGATTCGTCGCGATGTGATGATTCCTGCCTACGGCGATGCAGAGATAGCGGTTTCCGTGGTTGCCCGTGCAGATCATCACCGTCCCGGCCCGGCCATCTACTTCACGCATGGCGGCGGCATGATCGTCGGCAGCCGCTTGAGCGGCCTGTCATCGATGACATCGTGGATCATCGAGCACGACGTCGTAGTGGTTTCGGTCGAGTACCGGATGGCTCCGGAGTTCCCTGACCCCTACCCTGTGGAGGACTGCTTCGCAGGTCTTCGGTGGACGGCTGAGCATGCGGTCGAACTCGGGATCGATCCGGACCGGATTCTAGTCTGCGGCGCCAGCGCGGGCGGAGGGCTCGCAGCCGGGATCGCACTTCTGGCGCGGGACCGTCAAGGGCCGGCGATTCTGGGACAAATGTTGCTCTGCCCGATGCTGGATGACCGCAATCAGACGGTCTCGTCGAAGCAGATTGTCGGTGTCGGTATCTGGGACGGTCTGACGAATGTGATGGCGTGGAGGGCACTGCTCGGGGAGCGCCAAGGTACCGACGAGGTGTCGATCTATGCGGCCCCAGCACGGGCAACCGACCTGTCAGCGCTCCCGCCTGCCTTCATCGAGTGTGGTTCGGTGGAAGTATTCCGCGATGAGGATGTCAGCTACGCAACGTCACTGTGGGCCGCCGGCGTGTCGGCCGAGCTGCATGTGTGGCCGGGGGGATTCCATGGATTCGTTGATCTCGCGCCTCACACCGCGCTTTCGCAGGCAGCGGTAGAAGCGCGAAACTCTTGGATAGCGCGCTTGCTGGGCGAATAG
- a CDS encoding alpha/beta hydrolase, whose translation MSHNGIPYPSLPLDRELEAQSAALIAQFPAQLTADMVPQMREILADMPDTIPELLAAAGLTQRDITIKGYEGVDLEVTVIARADHKGKGPGLYHLHGGGMMVGHRRVGAPTFVPWVADHDAVLVTVDYRLAPEFPDPYPVEDCYAGLVWTVEHADELGIDPDRIVIVGQSAGGGLSAGTALLARDRKGPRLLGQVLCYPMLDDRHETVSADQCADGLIWSRTSSETAWDAYLGRQRENGNISHYAAPSRATDLSGLPPAYIDCGSNELFRDENIAYANALWEAGVQTELHVWAGAFHGFDTIATDAAIVHAAHAARASWIARVLGS comes from the coding sequence ATGTCACACAACGGAATCCCATACCCGAGTCTGCCGCTCGACCGCGAACTTGAGGCGCAGTCTGCGGCCCTCATAGCGCAGTTCCCGGCGCAATTGACGGCTGACATGGTTCCGCAGATGCGGGAAATCCTCGCGGACATGCCGGACACGATCCCGGAGCTTCTCGCCGCGGCGGGATTGACCCAGAGGGATATCACGATCAAGGGGTACGAAGGTGTGGATCTGGAAGTAACCGTGATCGCACGAGCCGATCACAAAGGCAAGGGCCCAGGGCTTTATCACCTTCACGGGGGCGGCATGATGGTCGGCCACCGCAGGGTGGGGGCGCCTACGTTTGTTCCCTGGGTGGCCGACCACGACGCGGTGCTTGTCACCGTCGACTATCGACTGGCTCCCGAGTTTCCGGATCCGTATCCGGTGGAGGACTGCTATGCCGGGTTGGTCTGGACTGTGGAGCACGCCGACGAACTCGGAATCGACCCCGACCGGATCGTGATAGTCGGACAGAGTGCCGGCGGTGGGTTGTCGGCCGGTACCGCGTTGCTTGCCCGCGATCGGAAGGGCCCGCGGCTGTTGGGGCAGGTGCTGTGCTATCCGATGCTTGACGACCGGCACGAGACCGTCTCCGCCGACCAATGCGCGGACGGTCTGATCTGGAGCCGGACGAGCAGTGAAACCGCATGGGACGCCTACCTCGGACGGCAGCGTGAGAACGGGAACATCTCACACTATGCTGCCCCGTCCCGCGCTACTGACTTGTCGGGACTGCCTCCCGCCTATATCGATTGCGGTTCCAACGAGCTGTTCCGTGACGAGAACATCGCCTACGCGAACGCCTTGTGGGAGGCGGGCGTTCAAACGGAGCTCCACGTGTGGGCAGGTGCTTTCCACGGCTTCGACACGATCGCAACCGATGCGGCCATCGTCCATGCCGCACACGCGGCCCGCGCCTCGTGGATTGCGAGGGTGCTGGGCTCATGA
- a CDS encoding TetR/AcrR family transcriptional regulator, which translates to MGQMDPSDRRVRRSRAAIMDATITLVTERETSAISMTELAEAAGVSRPVLYQHYGDRDRILCAAMTALINRELLPNFDPDPADPLRAAQMLYEHFAHYRRFYRALLLGPAALMVLRTITDLFISSGADSLRQRSDGAVGEAEIHELAKFLSSAGAMALAEWLVEEPEPLDPTTRAAMLIRLDQTYSHIRPVVLPD; encoded by the coding sequence ATGGGGCAGATGGACCCGTCGGACCGGCGAGTGCGGCGATCGCGGGCCGCGATCATGGATGCAACCATCACGTTGGTGACTGAACGTGAGACGTCGGCAATTTCGATGACCGAGCTGGCCGAAGCGGCTGGAGTAAGTCGACCGGTTCTGTACCAGCACTACGGGGATCGTGATCGCATACTGTGTGCCGCGATGACGGCTCTGATCAACCGGGAACTGCTGCCGAACTTCGATCCCGACCCTGCTGACCCGCTACGAGCGGCGCAGATGCTGTACGAGCATTTCGCCCATTATCGTCGTTTCTACCGCGCCTTGCTCCTCGGTCCGGCGGCGCTGATGGTTCTCCGCACAATCACCGACCTGTTCATCTCGAGCGGGGCCGACTCGCTGCGTCAACGCAGCGATGGCGCTGTTGGCGAAGCCGAGATCCACGAGTTGGCGAAGTTCCTGTCCTCGGCGGGCGCCATGGCGCTCGCCGAATGGCTCGTCGAGGAACCCGAACCATTGGATCCGACCACGAGGGCGGCCATGCTGATACGTCTCGACCAGACCTACTCTCACATCCGGCCCGTCGTGCTGCCGGACTGA
- a CDS encoding lipase family protein: MKKLTAIGSVAVGVITMALGATPFVLAPSAHASPDTFYEYTGHQPLSAIAPGTVLDTRTLPYHAFGLATPVTAVQLLYRTTDARQRPSVNVTSVLIPPGANPDEAVAFQSAYDSLNPADGPSRAIAGDNPISLTNGEGPDFVPFLAQRRPVIVADTEGPDADFLVGPVYGTATLDSIRAATHSAVTGLSPRTRIGLFGYSGGGLGTAWTAALAPSYAPDVNEQLVGAALGGLPVNPAQVLRYIAGSPLWGGLAPMVLIGISRAYGIDLASYLSDSGSQLFSKLSSTPLNQVLGQYQGLTWDQMFKPNYHSPGAIAPLAEAMRKVNLGSAPTPTTPMFIGQAANGALVGANDAQPGIGHGDGVTIAGDVRSLARQYCDTGNSAISYRQYDTLEHTTAVPAWMNEALPWLNDRFAGAPTVGNCPTIAPGNVLTYP, from the coding sequence GTGAAGAAGTTGACCGCCATCGGCAGCGTGGCCGTGGGCGTCATCACAATGGCACTAGGGGCCACACCTTTTGTGCTCGCGCCGTCGGCTCACGCAAGCCCGGACACGTTCTACGAGTACACAGGCCACCAACCGCTGTCCGCGATCGCCCCGGGGACCGTACTCGATACCCGAACACTGCCGTACCACGCCTTCGGCTTGGCAACCCCGGTCACCGCTGTCCAACTGCTTTACCGGACGACCGACGCCCGACAGCGCCCGAGCGTGAACGTTACCTCCGTCCTCATACCGCCCGGCGCAAATCCTGACGAAGCGGTGGCTTTTCAATCGGCATACGATTCGCTCAATCCTGCCGACGGACCCTCACGCGCCATCGCTGGCGACAACCCGATCAGCCTGACCAACGGGGAAGGACCGGATTTCGTTCCGTTCCTGGCACAGAGGCGACCAGTCATTGTTGCCGATACCGAGGGGCCGGATGCCGACTTCCTCGTCGGACCCGTATACGGAACTGCCACACTCGATTCCATCCGCGCAGCCACACACTCTGCGGTTACCGGTCTCAGCCCCCGCACCCGGATCGGGTTGTTCGGCTACTCCGGCGGCGGGCTCGGCACTGCGTGGACCGCAGCACTTGCCCCTTCCTACGCGCCCGACGTCAACGAACAACTGGTCGGCGCAGCGCTCGGCGGACTCCCGGTCAACCCAGCTCAAGTGCTGCGTTACATCGCGGGGAGCCCGCTGTGGGGCGGACTGGCACCCATGGTCCTCATCGGCATCTCACGCGCGTACGGCATAGACCTGGCCTCCTATCTCAGCGACTCCGGCTCCCAACTATTTTCCAAACTCAGCAGCACCCCCTTGAACCAGGTGCTTGGTCAATATCAAGGGCTGACCTGGGACCAGATGTTCAAACCGAACTACCACAGCCCCGGCGCGATCGCCCCGCTCGCCGAGGCAATGCGCAAGGTCAATCTCGGGTCTGCACCCACGCCGACCACCCCGATGTTCATCGGACAAGCCGCCAACGGTGCGCTGGTCGGCGCCAACGATGCCCAACCCGGAATCGGGCACGGTGACGGCGTGACAATCGCCGGTGACGTACGGAGCCTGGCACGCCAGTACTGCGACACCGGTAACAGCGCGATCTCCTACCGCCAGTACGACACCCTCGAACACACAACTGCGGTGCCGGCATGGATGAACGAAGCTCTGCCCTGGCTCAACGACCGGTTTGCCGGTGCTCCGACAGTCGGTAACTGTCCAACCATCGCACCCGGCAACGTCTTGACATACCCGTGA
- a CDS encoding DDE-type integrase/transposase/recombinase yields the protein MRVFWLAAVRDAFSNRIVGWKCSDRYDTELVLGALEYAVWTRDVRDAQLVHHSDRGLTYTAIRFANRLADNGISQSRGLSATVTTTPSWKISSPL from the coding sequence GTGAGGGTGTTCTGGCTGGCCGCGGTCCGCGACGCGTTCTCGAACCGGATCGTGGGCTGGAAGTGCTCGGACCGGTACGACACTGAACTGGTGCTCGGCGCTCTGGAATACGCGGTGTGGACCCGCGACGTCCGAGACGCGCAGTTGGTCCATCACTCCGACCGCGGCTTGACCTACACCGCGATTCGGTTCGCGAATCGGTTGGCGGACAACGGGATATCGCAATCCAGGGGTCTGTCGGCGACAGTTACGACAACGCCCTCATGGAAAATTTCTTCTCCACTCTGA
- a CDS encoding CocE/NonD family hydrolase, with amino-acid sequence MAKPRYGLADRYHVRKYKLPRGRAYSVSDHDVVVADGTTLKVSHYAPAGSPRGTVVAMSPYGRTGFTPRMSFGPYAAQGYHVLAVSVRGSCGSGGSFNPMLDEPSDFRDVVGWMRNQPWYTGSFASVGASYLGWTQWALLMEPQPDHKAAIVVVGPHEFRDFHWGSGTFTSAFPMWLALLEAQESQLRSFRYLLTKGKPVYRMLRKTPVADVMFQAVPGQKAWAEDRIMYEADDPFWEPVDLSEALERANIPVLICTGWQDLFIAQSIEQFTRLRARGVDSALTVGPGDHSQAATSTASAREPFEWLETHLVGTGPARASRVHLHVTGADEWRDLDEWPPATVVRRMHLAAGALVDTAVTGEQVFVFDPEDPPTFPGGPLLIGGGYADDTDVAARGDVLSYASAVLTADVEVHGSPVVVLDRSSQHLDANLFVRISDVDERGRSRNVAQGDVRVHSDGTVHIQLTPIAHRFRAGHRIRLTVAGGAYPHFLSSPGTGENPMFATQRVPNRHTIQLAGSYLELPVMPSLSNVN; translated from the coding sequence ATGGCTAAGCCCCGCTATGGACTGGCTGATCGGTACCACGTCAGAAAGTACAAGCTGCCGCGGGGGAGGGCCTACTCGGTATCGGATCACGATGTCGTCGTCGCGGACGGGACCACTCTGAAGGTCTCGCACTACGCCCCTGCCGGTAGCCCACGTGGCACCGTGGTAGCGATGTCGCCGTACGGCCGCACTGGCTTCACCCCGCGAATGTCCTTCGGTCCCTATGCGGCTCAGGGATACCACGTGCTGGCAGTGAGTGTTCGTGGCTCGTGCGGATCCGGTGGCTCGTTCAACCCCATGCTCGATGAACCGAGCGACTTCCGCGACGTTGTCGGATGGATGCGGAACCAGCCCTGGTACACCGGGTCCTTCGCATCCGTCGGTGCTTCCTACCTGGGGTGGACGCAGTGGGCCCTGCTGATGGAACCGCAGCCGGATCACAAGGCGGCCATCGTCGTCGTCGGCCCCCACGAATTCAGGGACTTCCATTGGGGATCAGGCACATTCACCTCTGCGTTCCCGATGTGGCTGGCGTTGCTCGAAGCACAGGAAAGTCAACTGCGATCGTTCAGGTACCTCCTGACAAAGGGCAAGCCTGTCTATCGGATGCTCCGCAAGACTCCGGTGGCGGATGTCATGTTCCAGGCCGTGCCGGGGCAGAAAGCCTGGGCCGAAGATCGGATCATGTATGAGGCCGATGATCCCTTCTGGGAGCCCGTCGATCTCAGCGAGGCCCTCGAACGGGCGAACATTCCGGTGCTGATCTGCACCGGTTGGCAGGATCTGTTCATTGCCCAGTCGATCGAGCAGTTCACCCGGCTCAGAGCGCGAGGCGTCGACTCGGCACTCACGGTCGGGCCCGGGGATCACAGTCAAGCCGCGACCAGCACGGCGTCTGCCCGAGAGCCGTTCGAGTGGCTCGAAACGCATCTCGTGGGCACCGGTCCCGCCCGTGCGTCCCGAGTGCACCTGCACGTCACCGGCGCTGACGAGTGGCGCGACCTGGACGAGTGGCCGCCTGCGACGGTCGTGCGGCGGATGCACCTCGCAGCTGGCGCCCTGGTGGACACCGCGGTCACCGGCGAGCAGGTTTTCGTGTTCGATCCGGAGGACCCGCCGACCTTCCCCGGAGGCCCGCTGTTGATCGGGGGTGGCTACGCCGACGATACCGATGTCGCTGCCCGTGGCGACGTGCTGTCATACGCGTCGGCGGTGCTCACTGCCGATGTGGAAGTGCACGGCAGCCCCGTGGTCGTCCTCGACCGCTCGAGCCAACATCTGGACGCGAACCTCTTCGTTCGTATCTCGGACGTCGATGAACGCGGCCGTTCTCGAAACGTTGCTCAGGGCGACGTCCGCGTGCACTCGGATGGCACCGTTCATATCCAACTCACCCCCATCGCCCACAGGTTCCGTGCGGGGCATCGGATCCGGCTCACAGTCGCAGGCGGCGCCTACCCTCACTTTCTCTCGAGTCCTGGCACAGGCGAGAACCCGATGTTCGCCACACAACGGGTTCCCAACCGTCACACAATTCAGCTCGCGGGCTCATACCTCGAGCTGCCCGTCATGCCGTCCCTTTCGAACGTGAACTGA
- a CDS encoding acetate--CoA ligase: protein MSETQKGGVGYLELWIRSQDDREGFWLDAAQSIDWDTAPAAALEEHGDTEWRWFPGGELNLSYNALDRHVEAGRGEQTAIIYDSAMTGTKARLTYAELRDQVARFAGVLRAQGVQKGDRVLVYLPMIPQAAVAMLACARIGAVHSVVFGGFAANELAVRIKDAGPKVIVTCSGGLEPGRTVEYLPIVDRALELCGAESGVTSVIVHSRDQIQGRAADFADDDRVTWLDWETVEKDAEPTGPVPVNSDDPLYILYTSGTTGSPKGVVRDTGGYGVALSWSMQHVYDIGVGDTMFTASDVGWVVGHSYIVYGPLLAGATTIIYEGKPVGTPDAGAFWRIVAEYRVKTMFTAPTALRAVRREDPDLNHLGEHDVSSLKALFLAGERTDPETWHWIKAGLGIPIVDHWWQTETGWPICAIPLGIEVFEQKAGSTALPMPGYDVHILDSTGGRITEPDVEGNIAIKLPLPPGNLLEIWGSRQRFVDSYLTAFPGYYITGDAGHLDEDGYLFVMGRTDDVINVAGHRLSTGSLEEILTGHPSVAEAAVIGVADSLKGQRAAGFVALKHGHDIDRDRLASELIALVREVLGPVASFRDVTVLERLPKTRSGKILRKTMRQIVDGEDYRIPATIEDPTVIDDLISALDSTYHQPATVANTVAEKRSSDG from the coding sequence GTGTCTGAAACACAGAAGGGTGGCGTCGGCTACCTTGAACTGTGGATCCGCAGCCAGGACGATCGCGAAGGCTTCTGGCTCGACGCCGCGCAGAGCATCGATTGGGACACCGCCCCGGCCGCCGCGCTGGAGGAGCACGGCGACACAGAATGGCGGTGGTTCCCCGGGGGCGAGCTGAACCTCTCGTACAACGCTCTCGACCGCCATGTCGAGGCCGGTCGCGGCGAGCAAACCGCGATCATCTACGACTCCGCGATGACCGGAACGAAAGCCCGCCTCACCTATGCCGAGCTTCGTGACCAGGTGGCTCGGTTCGCGGGTGTATTGCGCGCGCAGGGCGTGCAGAAGGGCGACAGGGTTCTCGTCTACCTGCCGATGATTCCGCAGGCTGCCGTTGCCATGCTCGCCTGTGCCCGCATCGGTGCGGTCCACTCGGTCGTCTTCGGCGGATTCGCGGCGAACGAACTCGCGGTGCGCATCAAGGATGCCGGTCCGAAGGTAATCGTGACCTGCTCGGGAGGTCTGGAGCCGGGGCGCACTGTCGAGTACCTGCCGATCGTCGACCGGGCACTCGAGCTGTGCGGCGCGGAGTCCGGGGTGACCAGCGTCATCGTGCACAGCCGCGACCAGATTCAGGGCCGGGCTGCAGACTTCGCCGACGACGACCGCGTGACATGGCTCGACTGGGAGACCGTCGAGAAGGATGCAGAGCCGACCGGGCCGGTGCCGGTGAACTCAGACGACCCGCTCTACATCCTCTATACCTCCGGCACCACCGGCAGCCCCAAGGGCGTCGTACGCGATACCGGCGGATACGGGGTCGCGCTGAGCTGGAGCATGCAGCACGTCTACGACATCGGCGTCGGCGACACGATGTTCACCGCGTCCGATGTGGGCTGGGTGGTGGGTCACTCGTACATCGTGTACGGCCCGTTGCTCGCCGGAGCCACCACGATCATCTATGAGGGCAAGCCCGTCGGCACGCCCGATGCGGGAGCCTTTTGGCGGATCGTCGCGGAGTACCGAGTGAAGACGATGTTCACCGCGCCGACGGCGCTGCGTGCGGTCAGGCGCGAGGATCCCGACCTGAATCATCTCGGGGAGCACGATGTGTCCTCGCTGAAGGCGCTCTTCCTCGCGGGGGAGCGAACCGACCCCGAGACGTGGCACTGGATCAAGGCGGGCCTGGGGATCCCGATCGTCGACCATTGGTGGCAGACCGAGACCGGGTGGCCGATCTGCGCGATTCCGTTGGGCATCGAAGTCTTCGAGCAGAAGGCAGGCTCCACCGCTCTTCCGATGCCCGGTTACGACGTGCACATCCTCGACTCGACGGGTGGCCGGATCACCGAGCCCGACGTCGAGGGCAACATCGCTATCAAGCTGCCACTGCCGCCTGGCAACCTGCTCGAGATATGGGGCAGCCGCCAACGGTTCGTGGATTCGTATCTGACTGCATTCCCGGGCTACTACATCACCGGGGACGCTGGGCATCTCGACGAGGACGGCTACCTGTTCGTGATGGGCCGCACTGACGACGTCATCAATGTTGCTGGTCACCGCCTGTCGACCGGGTCGCTGGAGGAGATCCTCACCGGGCACCCCTCAGTTGCCGAGGCTGCCGTCATCGGCGTCGCTGACTCGCTCAAGGGACAGAGAGCGGCAGGCTTCGTCGCCCTCAAACACGGACACGACATCGACCGCGACCGACTGGCCTCCGAGCTGATCGCTCTGGTTCGCGAGGTGCTCGGACCGGTCGCGTCGTTCCGCGACGTCACGGTGCTCGAGCGTCTCCCCAAAACCCGCTCCGGAAAGATCCTGCGGAAGACCATGCGTCAGATCGTCGACGGAGAGGACTACCGGATTCCCGCGACGATCGAAGACCCCACCGTCATCGACGACCTCATCAGCGCGCTCGATTCGACATATCACCAACCAGCGACTGTTGCGAACACTGTCGCCGAGAAACGGAGTTCAGATGGCTAA
- a CDS encoding AMP-binding protein — protein sequence MNESRDTSTLVVPAVLPNIQSATTSEVRPSSYAHCVWDEPLLGETIGANLDRTVAIHGDRDALVDRVTGVRWSYREFAAEVDAVALGLLDAGISKGDRVGIWSPNRAEWTLVQYATAKIGAILVSINPAYRSQEVRYVITQAGIRMLISAREHKSSNYEEIISQVHPECPDLERVILFDSDEWDALVAAGRAGDPAHLAEAGALLAPDDPINIQYTSGTTGFPKGATLSHHNILNNGYFVGEQCGYTEADRICVPVPFYHCFGMVMGNLAATSHGAAIVIPAASFDSRTTLAAVAEERCTALYGVPTMFIAELADPDFESFDLSSLRTGIMAGSPCPVEVMKQVIERMGMAEVSICYGMTETSPVSTQTRRDDTITQRTATVGRVGPHLEIKIVDPATGLTAPRGEAGELCTRGYSVMLGYWDDPVKTAETIDPARWMHTGDLATMDDEGYVAITGRIKDMVIRGGENIYPREIEEFLYTHPDILDAQVVGIPDPKYGEELVAWIRMHHGARPLDAQSLAHFCRGRLAHYKIPRYVHIVDEFPMTVTGKVRKVDIRSTSVQLFGAAAREE from the coding sequence ATGAATGAGTCGCGCGACACCTCTACTCTCGTCGTCCCTGCCGTCCTCCCAAACATCCAGAGCGCAACCACGTCCGAGGTCCGGCCGTCTAGTTATGCGCACTGCGTGTGGGATGAGCCGCTACTGGGCGAGACGATCGGGGCGAATCTTGATCGTACGGTGGCCATCCACGGTGATCGCGACGCACTCGTTGACCGAGTAACCGGAGTGCGCTGGAGCTATCGCGAATTCGCCGCCGAGGTCGATGCCGTCGCACTGGGACTGCTGGACGCCGGGATCAGCAAGGGTGATCGGGTCGGCATCTGGTCGCCCAACCGCGCCGAGTGGACACTGGTGCAGTACGCCACCGCGAAGATCGGCGCGATCCTGGTCAGCATCAATCCGGCCTACCGCAGCCAGGAAGTGCGCTACGTAATCACCCAGGCCGGGATCCGGATGCTGATCTCGGCGCGGGAGCACAAGAGCTCGAACTACGAGGAGATCATCAGCCAGGTCCACCCCGAATGTCCCGACCTCGAGCGGGTGATCCTGTTCGACAGCGACGAGTGGGATGCACTGGTCGCCGCCGGTCGCGCCGGTGACCCCGCGCATCTGGCCGAGGCCGGAGCTCTGTTGGCGCCCGACGATCCGATCAACATCCAATATACCTCGGGCACAACGGGTTTCCCCAAGGGTGCCACCCTGTCGCACCACAATATCCTTAACAACGGGTATTTTGTCGGCGAGCAGTGCGGCTACACCGAGGCAGACCGGATCTGCGTCCCGGTGCCGTTTTATCACTGCTTCGGCATGGTGATGGGCAATCTGGCGGCGACGAGTCACGGTGCGGCCATAGTGATTCCGGCGGCATCCTTCGATTCGCGGACTACCCTGGCTGCGGTCGCCGAGGAACGCTGCACCGCGCTGTACGGGGTGCCGACGATGTTCATCGCTGAATTGGCAGATCCGGACTTCGAATCGTTCGACCTGAGTTCGCTGCGCACCGGCATCATGGCCGGCTCCCCGTGCCCGGTGGAGGTGATGAAGCAGGTGATCGAGCGAATGGGGATGGCTGAGGTGTCGATCTGCTACGGCATGACCGAGACCTCGCCGGTGAGCACGCAGACCCGCCGCGACGACACCATCACCCAGCGCACGGCGACCGTCGGCCGGGTGGGACCGCACCTCGAGATCAAGATCGTCGACCCCGCTACCGGGCTGACGGCGCCGCGCGGGGAAGCCGGCGAGCTGTGCACCCGCGGTTATTCGGTGATGCTCGGCTATTGGGACGATCCCGTCAAGACCGCCGAGACGATCGATCCTGCGCGCTGGATGCACACCGGTGATCTGGCCACCATGGACGACGAAGGGTATGTCGCGATCACCGGCCGGATCAAGGACATGGTCATCCGCGGCGGGGAGAACATCTACCCTCGCGAGATCGAAGAGTTCCTCTACACCCACCCCGACATCCTCGACGCGCAGGTCGTCGGCATTCCGGATCCGAAATACGGCGAGGAGCTAGTGGCCTGGATCCGTATGCATCACGGGGCGCGGCCCCTGGACGCGCAGTCGCTGGCTCACTTTTGCCGTGGGCGGCTGGCTCACTACAAGATTCCTCGCTACGTTCACATTGTCGACGAGTTCCCGATGACGGTGACCGGGAAGGTACGCAAGGTTGACATACGCTCAACCTCGGTGCAGCTGTTCGGAGCCGCGGCTCGGGAAGAGTAG